A portion of the Glycine max cultivar Williams 82 chromosome 10, Glycine_max_v4.0, whole genome shotgun sequence genome contains these proteins:
- the LOC100789825 gene encoding uncharacterized protein isoform X3: MILNFVFGGENVLVKCFKIAAWDANLVTPHKRMGNAGVDLKWLCDGDVHEILIELEGMGGGGKVQLEVKYKSYDEIDEEKRWWKIPFVLDFLKIKGFDSAFRNVIGSDTVQAGQFVEYAFGQLKSFNNSYLLKGQQSDINNDKYDPEGTRELNESVSIFNMPSEEAGSSEASSEDFIEQRNSNEFHKQDNDTENGHASESLSKVSEEGLSNQIFWRNFANVINSSIAQKLGLSVPEKFKWDGLEFLNKIGSQSQNIAESIYVQSGLAIPGGTDDTNDKISGQPAIAAFQSSVPEVKKATQKLMRQTESILGGLMLLTATVSKIKDEGCSSEERIIKENSTKAGSNDIQYSTSPKFPSSQNGLVLDDKKTEEMKELFSTAESAMEAWAMLATSLGQPSFIKSEFEKICFLDNASTDTQVAIWRDSARRRLVVAFRGTEQTQWKDLRTDLMLVPAGLNPERIGGDFKQEIQVHSGFLSAYDSVRTRIISLIRLAIGYVDDHSESLHKWHVYVTGHSLGGALATLLALELSSNQLAKRGAISITMYNFGSPRVGNKRFAEVYNERVKDSWRVVNHRDIIPTVPRLMGYCHVERPVFLAAGVLRHALENKDILGDGYEGDVLGESTPDVIVSEFLKGEKELIEKLLQTEINIFRSIRDGSALMQHMEDFYYITLLENVRSNYHQAVSRSEQDQNYRL; this comes from the exons atgatcttgaactttgtgttcgggggagaaAATGTCTTGGTGAAGTGCTTTAAG ATTGCAGCTTGGGATGCAAACCTTGTAACTCCTCACAAACGCATGGGGAATGCAGGTGTTGATCTGAAGTGGCTTTGTGATG GAGATGTGCATGAAATACTGATCGAGTTGGAAGGAATGGGTGGTGGCGGAAAGGTTCAGCTGGAG GTAAAATATAAAAGCTATGATGAAATTGATGAAGAGAAAAGGTGGTGGAAGATACCTTTTGTTTTAGACTTTCTAAAGATAAAGGGTTTTGATTCTGCATTCAGAAATGTTATTGGTTCTGATACAGTACAGGCTGGCCAATTTGTGGAATATGCGTTTGGGCAGTTAAAGTCTTTTAACAATTCATATCTTCTGAAGGGCCAGCAGTCtgatattaataatgataagtATGACCCTGAAGGTACACGGGAGCTGAACGAATCTGTTTCTATATTCAATATGCCTTCTGAGGAAGCTGGTAGTTCAGAAGCCTCCAGTGAAGATTTCATTGAACAGAGGAACTCAAATGAATTTCACAAACAGGACAATGATACTGAAAATGGACATGCTTCTGAATCATTGTCAAAAGTTAGTGAGGAAGGGCtgtcaaatcaaattttttggAGGAATTTTGCTAATGTTATTAATTCTAGTATTGCTCAAAAGCTAGGTCTCTCTGTTCCTGAAAAGTTCAAGTGGGATGGATTggagtttttaaacaaaattggtTCACAATCGCAAAATATTGCAGAAAGCATTTATGTTCAATCTGGTCTTGCAATTCCTGGAGGCACAGAtgatacaaatgataaaataagcGGCCAACCTGCCATTGCTGCATTTCAGTCTTCAGTTCCAGAGGTCAAAAAAGCAACACAGAAATTGATGAGGCAGACTGAGTCAATTTTAGGAGGTTTAATGCTTTTGACTGCAACAGTTTCCAAAATAAAAGACGAAGGGTGTTCTTCAGAAGAGAGGATAATCAAAGAAAATTCTACCAAAGCAGGAAGCAATGATATACAATATTCTACAAGTCCAAAGTTTCCTAGCTCACAGAATGGATTAGTGTTGGATGATAAAAAAACTGAAGAGATGAAAGAGCTTTTTTCTACTGCTGAAAGTGCCATGGAGGCTTGGGCAATGCTGGCCACTTCACTGGGCCAACCTAGTTTCATTAAGtctgaatttgaaaaaatatgtttcttaGATAATGCATCCACAGACACACAG GTTGCAATTTGGCGTGATTCCGCGAGAAGAAGGTTAGTGGTTGCTTTTAGGGGAACAGAACAG aCTCAATGGAAGGACTTAAGAACTGATCTAATGCTTGTGCCAGCCGG GCTAAATCCTGAAAGGATAGGCGGAGATTTCAAGCAAGAGATTCAA GTTCACAGTGGTTTTCTAAGTGCGTATGATTCAGTAAGGACTAGGATCATTTCTCTAATTCGACTTGCAATTGGTTATGT AGATGATCATTCTGAGTCGCTCCACAAATGGCATGTTTATGTGACTGGTCATAGTTTGGGTGGTGCACTGGCAACCTTGCTTGCTCTTGAACTTTCATCTAATCAATTAGCAAA GCGGGGAGCAATTTCTATTACTATGTATAACTTCGGTTCTCCTAGGGTTGGTAACAAAAGATTTGCAGAAGTTTACAATGAG AGAGTTAAAGATAGCTGGCGAGTTGTGAATCACAGAGATATTATACCCACAGTTCCCCGATTAATGGGTTATTGTCATGTTGAGCGACCTGTATTTCTTGCTGCAGGGGTTTTAAGACATGCCCTA gaaaacaaagatatttTGGGAGATGGTTATGAAGGTGATGTTCTTGGGGAATCAACACCAGATGTTATAGTCAGTGAATTt TTGAAGGGTGAGAAGGAGCTTATTGAGAAGTTGTTACAAACTGAAATAAATATATTCCGCTCAATCAGAGATGGAAGTGCTCTGATGCAGCATATGGAGGATTTCTATTACATCACGTTACTAGAG AATGTAAGGTCAAATTACCACCAAGCTGTGTCAAGGTCAGAACAAGATCAAAACTATAGACTATAA
- the LOC102670368 gene encoding uncharacterized protein At2g29880, whose protein sequence is MEDTNELLHLLVDAMNRGLRDANGSLSKQNVERIILPQLNAKTKFPKTYSHYLSRMKWFRNQYNMMSTLMRNNFGFGWDPIGKTFTAHEDVWKDYLKSHPSHSKLRGKSMVDYEYLKIVVGGGVSSGNNSISVDPDDTDATTFEPENRTIGIEEFSYDPNSDTFITPNNYEPTYQPPSPNQPSPPSHPPLDLEVPIEKQNCHKRRRSEY, encoded by the exons ATGGAGGATACCAATGAGTTGTTGCACCTCTTGGTGGATGCTATGAATAGGGGATTGCGTGATGCCAATGGGTCACTTAGCAAACAAAATGTAGAACGAATAATACTTCCTCAACTCAATGCAAAAACTAAATTCCCTAAAACTTATAGTCATTATTTGAGTCGGATGAAGTGGTTTCGAAACCAGTATAACATGATGTCAACCCTTATGCGCAACAACTTTGGCTTTGGATGGGACCCAATTGGAAAAACTTTCACTGCTCATGAGGATGTATGGAAAGATTACTTAAAG tcccaCCCAAGTCACAGCAAACTTCGAGGAAAAAGTATGGTTGATTATGAGTATTTGAAGATCGTTGTTGGGGGTGGAGTTTCTAGCGGGAATAATTCTATATCAGTCGATCCAGATGATACTGATGCAACAACTTTTGAGCCAGAAAATAGAACTATTGGGATAGAAGAATTTTCATATGATCCTAATAGTGATACATTCATAACACCAAATAACTATGAACCAACATATCAGCCTCCATCACCAAACCAACCAAGTCCACCATCCCACCCCCCTTTAGATTTAGAGGTTCccatagaaa